One genomic region from Pristiophorus japonicus isolate sPriJap1 chromosome 27, sPriJap1.hap1, whole genome shotgun sequence encodes:
- the LOC139239287 gene encoding probable G-protein coupled receptor 75, which produces MAIQPSLIKEKLLFSMNTTPECIFPVLTNCSPGKNQTEAQTAVHRATLATCLLLLLLVFGLGSYGNLIVFSSFFNPAFRKFRTHFDFMILNLSFCDLFICLVTAPMFGFVMFFDNGSGMSDTFCFAFHLTSTGFVIMSLKTVAVIAVHRLRMVLGQQTTHSSSSVCTLLLTVILWAVSFTLATLSAMTKYHSSKICVPLLGLINEDGKVILYTYVVDFTLCVGIVAISYAMIAQTLHKNAQVRRCPVITVVDSKRPDCFTPPEGSGPSLYRKQKGNTAPHVQTHLHAHSQSKNASTSNKKLEQTVNLSTVKDSKAVVTCIMILLSVVCCLPLGIALVHDALSSESSFLIYQFELCGLTLVFFRSGLNPFIYSRSNSGLRKKVAWCTQLLALLLCCKQKTRLKAVGDGSLVVNRNKSSHHDTNSAYILSPKPQKKLVDQACGPSNSKDVFTSVEYPQKAQSASTPINTRIEPYYSIYNSSISQEHSTPTSLQPKRHAFGSAQSYTEMYYHISKTSDFMPDCDSTSAKHIPVPSV; this is translated from the coding sequence ATGGCTATCCAACCATCGCTCATAAAAGAAAAACTCCTTTTCAGTATGAACACAACTCCCGAATGTATTTTCCCTGTGCTCACCAACTGCTCTCCAGGCAAgaatcaaaccgaagcccaaacagcagTCCACAGAGCCACGCTGGCCACCTGCCTCCTGCTACTCCTGCTGGTGTTCGGCCTGGGGTCCTACGGGAATCTAATCGTCTTTTCCTCCTTCTTCAATCCAGCCTTCAGGAAGTTTAGGACGCATTTTGACTTCATGATCCTGAACCTGTCATTTTGTGACCTCTTTATCTGCCTTGTCACAGCCCCCATGTTTGGCTTCGTGATGTTCTTCGACAACGGCAGTGGCATGTCGGACACGTTCTGCTTCGCGTTCCACCTGACGAGCACCGGGTTCGTCATCATGTCCTTGAAAACGGTGGCGGTGATTGCGGTCCACCGTCTGCGCATGGTGCTGGGGCAGCAGACTACCCACTCCTCCTCGTCCGTCTGCACCCTCCTCCTTACCGTCATCCTGTGGGCCGTCAGCTTCACCCTGGCCACCTTGTCGGCCATGACGAAATACCACAGCTCCAAGATCTGCGTGCCGCTGCTGGGGCTCATCAACGAAGACGGCAAGGTCATTTTGTATACGTACGTGGTGGACTTTACCCTCTGCGTGGGCATTGTGGCAATCTCTTACGCCATGATCGCTCAGACTCTGCACAAGAACGCACAGGTACGGCGTTGCCCTGTCATCACGGTGGTTGACTCCAAAAGGCCCGACTGTTTCACCCCTCCAGAAGGATCAGGGCCCTCTTTATACAGAAAACAGAAAGGCAACACAGCACCCCATGTGCAGACACACCTGCACGCCCACAGCCAAAGTAAAAACGCCTCCACCTCCAATAAGAAGCTGGAACAGACTGTGAACCTTTCCACTGTTAAGGACTCCAAAGCAGTCGTGACCTGCATTATGATTCTGCTGTCGGTGGTCTGCTGCCTGCCCCTGGGGATAGCTTTGGTGCACGACGCCCTGTCTTCGGAAAGCAGTTTCCTCATCTATCAGTTTGAGCTCTGCGGATTAACCTTGGTCTTTTTCCGGTCGGGCCTCAACCCGTTTATCTATTCCCGCAGCAACTCCGGCCTCCGCAAGAAAGTGGCGTGGTGCACACAGCTCCTGGCCCTGCTGCTGTGCTGCAAGCAGAAGACAAGGTTGAAAGCCGTGGGCGATGGCAGCCTGGTTGTGAACCGCAACAAGTCCTCACACCATGACACCAATTCGGCCTACATCCTCTCCCCCAAACCCCAGAAAAAGCTGGTGGACCAGGCCTGCGGGCCGAGCAACTCCAAGGATGTCTTCACCTCGGTCGAGTATCCTCAAAAAGCACAGAGTGCCTCCACGCCCATCAACACGAGGATAGAGCCTTACTACAGCATCTACAACAGCAGCATCTCCCAGGAGCACAGCACGCCCACCAGTCTGCAGCCCAAGAGGCACGCCTTTGGCTCGGCTCAGTCCTACACTGAGATGTATTACCACATCTCGAAAACATCCGATTTCATGCCGGACTGTGACAGCACTTCTGCCAAACACATCCCCGTCCCATCTGTCTAG